A genomic window from Solanum dulcamara chromosome 11, daSolDulc1.2, whole genome shotgun sequence includes:
- the LOC129874792 gene encoding mini zinc finger protein 2-like, which yields MRKIELVEKEDDDSTSSESSTNSAFTIRRVRYKECQKNHAASVGGYAVDGCREFMPSGEEGTSSAFICAACGCHRNFHRREVETEVASDSPSSSSSPSCELF from the coding sequence atgAGAAAAATTGAACTGGTTGAGAAGGAAGACGACGACTCAACCTCATCAGAAAGCTCTACGAATTCAGCCTTTACAATAAGGAGAGTGAGATATAAAGAGTGCCAGAAGAATCACGCGGCgagtgttggaggatatgcagTTGATGGGTGCCGTGAGTTCATGCCAAGTGGTGAAGAAGGAACAAGCAGCGCATTTATTTGTGCTGCTTGTGGTTGTCACCGCAATTTCCACCGAAGAGAAGTGGAAACTGAAGTTGCCTCTgattctccttcttcttcttcctcgcCTTCTTGTGAGCTTTTCTAG
- the LOC129874791 gene encoding zinc-finger homeodomain protein 9-like — MDLTINATTTAAATTTISSAVKTPELAETETPSRIQQPKPFTFSNGGVLKRKNHHPVPVVVYRECLKNHAANLGTHAVDGCGEFLPIQAANPADPTSLKCAACGCHRNFHRRDPEEPPPIATAAIEYQPHHRHHPPPPRGDHSSPNSPSPPPISSAYYPASAPHMLLALSAGFSGEKNPNPPTSTTPVPVANSNGRKRFRTKFTPDQKIKMLEFAERVEWKMQKRDEDLVNNFCNEIGVEKGVLKVWMHNNKNISGSSSGKKLDQPPTGDGDDNHHQNGNTDNIVNGFCIVSRNNTHHDNTDSEFHIHHKSSMNDDNNKKEHSSCDANNGVVANGSSSSS, encoded by the coding sequence ATGGATTTAACTATCAACGCAACAACTACTGCTGCTGCTACTACAACTATATCATCAGCTGTGAAAACACCTGAATTAGCTGAAACTGAAACTCCGAGTCGGATCCAACAACCAAAGCCCTTCACTTTCAGTAATGGTGGTGTTCTTAAACGGAAAAATCATCATCCCGTGCCGGTGGTTGTTTATAGAGAATGCCTCAAAAATCATGCTGCTAATTTAGGGACTCATGCGGTTGATGGATGTGGAGAGTTTTTGCCTATTCAAGCTGCTAATCCAGCTGACCCAACTTCACTAAAATGTGCTGCTTGTGGTTGTCACCGCAATTTTCACCGCCGTGACCCGGAAGAACCGCCACCCATCGCCACCGCGGCTATTGAGTACCAACCTCACCACCGCCACCATCCTCCACCTCCTCGTGGGGACCACAGTAGCCCGAATTCTCCATCTCCACCGCCGATTTCTTCGGCTTATTACCCAGCTTCTGCACCACACATGCTTTTGGCTCTCAGCGCTGGGTTTTCTGGGGAGAAAAATCCGAATCCGCCTACATCGACTACTCCAGTACCGGTAGCTAATTCTAACGGGAGGAAGCGTTTCAGAACGAAATTCACTCCAGATCAGAAGATAAAAATGCTGGAATTCGCAGAAAGAGTTGAATGGAAAATGCAGAAGCGAGATGAAGATTTGGTGAACAATTTTTGCAACGAAATTGGAGTTGAAAAAGGGGTTTTAAAGGTATGGATGCACAATAACAAGAACATCTCTGGCTCTAGCTCTGGCAAGAAATTAGATCAACCACCCACCGGCGACGGCGACGACAACCACCACCAGAATGGTAACACTGACAATATTGTTAATGGGTTTTGTATTGTTAGTAGAAATAATACTCATCATGACAACACTGACTCGGAATTTCACATTCACCATAAAAGCAGCATGAACGACGACAACAACAAGAAAGAACATTCAAGTTGTGATGCTAATAATGGCGTTGTCGCTAATgggtcttcttcttcatcttga